GAAAATACTGTCTACTTTTTTAAGCATTTCCTGATGATTTCCTTTAAGGTGCATTTTATTGGTTGGTTTCCATTCCAGATCCCAGCCAATAACTTTATAGCCCGCAGTTTTTAATCTATCGGCTGCTTCATTAGAGCTTTTAATATCGGTAACATTGATGTTATTAAGCCTCCATATATTTCTTCCGGGAGTTCTCGCTATTTTTCCGGAAAGTTTTAAGCTGTCTTTGGCAATATTAAAATCATTAAGAACAGCCTCAGGATTTTTGTAAAAATCTGAATATTTATTGTGAGCATGAGCATAACTGTGATTGGCAATTTCAAGCAAGCCATCAGTTCTCATTTTTTCGAAATCTTCTCTTTGTTTTTTACTATCTGATGCATGTTTACCTACAAGAAAAGCGGTTGCAGTGACATTTCTTTTATGTAAAATTTTCAAAAGATTTTCGGTGCCACGATTGGGGCCATCGTCGAAGGTAAGGTAGATTACTCTTTTATCGGTAGGTACATTTTCATCATCTATTCTGGGGACTTTTGCGACGGGAGGCAGCTTTGAAAGTGTTTTTTCTGTTTCTTTTACTTCAGTTTTCTGATTGCAGCCTGTAAATAATGTTGATGTTACAGTCATCACTGTAATCATCCTTAGAAAAATCTTCTTCATAGACTTTTCCGCAAAAGTTTTTTTCATAAAGAGTAATGGGAATTAAATTGTTAAAAATCGTTAAATTTTACGAATTTTAGTTAACAAAGATAATGCCATTTATTCTTAAAATTTCACTTTTTAATGAAATTTTAAGAAGTTTTTTTAAAATTCATTTTTATAAGTAATTGAGATGTTTTTAAAACTAAATTGTTTGATTGTCAGAATGTTATTTATAATGTTAAATTAGTATCTATAAAGGTCAAAATCTAATCTATTATTGCTTTTCTTCAAATTTTCTCTAAATTGTTTTTCATTATTTCTCATGACTTCATTGGGATCCAGTTTTTTTCCTGTGGCACCATCCCTAAAACTAAAATTAGAGTTTCCTTGGGCATCATTACCTAAAGCTGCCATTTTTTGTCTCGTTATTTTATTGGGATCACGTACATGTTCTTGCCAAAGCTTTTTAAATTGTTGATTATTGATAGCAATTTCGCTTTGTGGGCCAAAAGCATGGTTTTCATTTTTTTTCTGAATTACAGGTTCTTTAACTGTTTTGTTTCCAATTAAAGTCATGACATGAGTCTGGGCTCTATCTTCTAATTTTACAATCAATCCGGGTAAACCATAGAATTTATACGGACCATCTTGAAAAGGTAAATCAGTACAAAACCAAGCTGTCCATTGTCTTCCTAAATATTTGGTGGTTGCTTTTTGAGATGAATAACTTCCGATTTTTACTTTTTCAGGATGTATTTTCCAAACGGGCTTATCGGTTTCTTCTATTTTATAAAAATCTGAGCTCAGAGAAGCGTGCAAATAGGTTTTGTAATCGGGATATTCTTTACTGACTTTACTTCGGATACTTCCTTTAAAGTTGCTATTAGGTTTTACAATTCCCCATGGGGTTCCAGAATCTCCCTGTTTTTCCAATTCGGCACTTATTATAGAGTCTGTCACAAAAATATCGTAGCTGTAATATTTAGAACCGCTATTTTGGATGTCTAAAAGCATTATTTCTTTTTTTGCAGCTGCTCTGTTTGTAGAGTCTGTAATAAAATTATACTCATAGGTAAAGCGTTGAATTTGTGAAGAATATAAAGAAAAGATTAATAAAAATATAAAAGTGTAATTTTTCATATATAAAATGCAGTGTTTTTAAATCTGAGCTTAAAGCTTATTTTCAAATATAAACTTTTTAATGATTCCTCAAATATAAAAACACTGCATTTTAATTTTTCTTATTTAATTTTTAAATCCACAGAATTTAATCGCAATGAATTTAAAATCACCGATAAAGAACTAAGACTCATTGCCGCAGCAGCAATCATTGGAGATAATAAAATCCCGAAGAATGGATAGAGTAGTCCTGCTGCAACCGGAATCCCCAAAACATTATAGATAAACGCAAAAAATAAGTTTTCTTTGATGTTTCTCAATAGTTTCTCGCTTAAGATTTTTGCTTTTGCAATTCCTAAAATATCACCTTTTAGTAATGTGATTTCTGCCGTTTCTATAGCAACATCGGTTCCTGTTCCCATTGCAATTCCTACGTTTGCTTGCGCTAGAGCAGGAGAGTCATTGATTCCGTCTCCGGTCATGGCTACGATTTTTCCTTGCGCCTGAAGTTTTTTCACCTCATTTAATTTATCTTCAGGAAGACATCCCGCTTTATAAGTTTTGATTCCTAGTTCATCAGCAACAGCTTTTGCCGTATTTTCGTTGTCACCAGTCATCATAATCACCTCAATTCCTTCGTTGATTAAGTGCTGAACTGCCTTTCTCGAACTTTCTTTAATCTTGTCACTAAAACTTATAAAACCTAAAGCCTCATTTTCCTGAGCGATATATGAAATGGTATGCGCTTTTGATTGAATTTCCTGAGCTTTTAATTTTAAATCTTCTGAAATCTGAATTTTATTTGAAACTAAAAGATTTTCATTTCCTAAATAAACAGTCTTACCGTTAATAATTCCTTTCACTCCTTTTCCGGAAATGTTTTCAAATTTTTCAACTTTTTCGGCAGAAATGTTTTCTGCTTTTGCTTTCTTAATTACAGCACTTGAAAGTGGATGTTCTGAATTTTGATTTAAAGAATAAGCTAATTTTAAAATTGAATTTTCCGAAGCATTATTTACTGTTTCAATATGTTCTAAAGAAGGCTTTCCTTCGGTTAGAGTTCCAGTTTTATCAGTAATTAAAACGTTTACTTTATGCATTAATTCTAGAGCTTCTGCATTTTTTATTAGAATTCCGTTTTTGGCACCTTTACCAATTCCTACCATCAGAGACATCGGAGTTGCTAAGCCTAAAGCACACGGACAAGCCACAATAAGAACCGCAACTGCATTAATAAAAGCAAATAATGTTTTCTGACCTTCTGGACCGAAAATCTGCCATAAAATAAAAGTAATAGCAGCAACTAAAATAACAGTTGGAACAAAAACCTTCGCCACTTTATCAGTCAGTTTCTGAATTGGAGCACGGCTTCTGCTTGCATCGTTCACCATTTTTATAATCTTCGAAAGTAAAGTTTCGTCACCTACTTTTTCAGCTTTCATCAGAAACACTTGATTTCCGTTAATCGTTCCTGAAGTTACCTGGTCATCAATGTTTTTCTCAACAGGAATAGGTTCTCCGGTAATCATACTTTCGTCAACGATAGAATTTCCTTCGATTATTTTTCCGTCTACAGGAATTTTTTCGCCGGGTTTTACTTTCAGGATATCGCCAATTTTCACTTCAGAGAGCGGAACTCTTTTTTCTTCATTATTCACCATTAGGTTGGCTTCGTCAGGAGAAAGATTCATCAGTTCTTTGATGGCGTTTCCTGTTTTTTTGTGCGCTAAAGCTTCCATCAATTGACCTAAAATAACCAAAGTCATAATTACACAGACTGCTTCAAAGTATAAAGGAATCTCATGGTTATGACCTCGAATTTCATGAGGAAGCAAATCTGGGAATGCCAAAGCAACAATACTGAAAATAAATGCTGCGGCAACACCTAAAGCAATTAAACTAAACATATTAAGATTCCAGGTTTTAAATGAAACCCAGCCTCTTTTCATTAAAAACCATCCTGAATAAAATAAAACAGGAAGCGTTAAAATCAATTCAAAAATCCCCTGAATATTATGCGAAAAAGGAAAATCAATCACCATTCCACCCATTGAAAGAATAAAAACAGGAATCGTGAAAGCTAAAGAAATAATGAATTTTCTTTTTAAAATAAGATAAGTATCATCGGTTTCTTCTTCGCCTTTTTCAGGATATTTTACCAAATCCATCCCGCAAACCGGACAGCCAACGTTGCTGTCGTAAGTTTTGTCACCTTCACAGAACATCGGGCAGTAGTATTTTCCAGCCATGTCGTCTGTAACTTTTGGTGTTTCTTGCTGCTGATGATTGTGGTGATGGTGTGAATGAGAATTTGAAACAGTATTTTTCACCAGCTCTTCGGTAATTTCCTCCAAATGCATGTGACAAACCGGGCAGTCTGTTTTTTCGTTATACACTTTATCTCCTTCACAGAACATCGGACAATAGTAATCACCAATGTGGTTTTTAAAATTTTCGGGTAAATTGGTTGAAGAATACGTAGCTTTATAGTTCGGGTCTTTTGCTAGCTTTTCCTCAATCGGAACCAAGTACATATTGCAATCAGGACATCTTTTTCCCTGTTGAAAATATACTTTATCACCCTCACATTCCATCGGACAATAATAAACGGAAGAAGGAGAAACTCGGTCTTGAGGTTTTATAAATGTATTGTCAGGATTTTTTGAGTCTTCAAGCTTATAATTTCCTATTTCTGAAAGTGTTTTATTTAAATCATCAAGATTAACTTCAACATCAGAATTTATGTCAACAGTATTGTTTTCAAGATTTACATCTGCTGAAATTCCGTCTAAACTGTTCAGTTTCTCTGAAATTTTTTTCTGGCATCCAGAACAGGTCATTCCTAAAACTTTATATTGTCTGTCCATAACTTTAAATTTATATTACAAATTTCCGAAAAGGCTTTTGTAAGCTGTTATAAATTTAGGGATAATATTTACAATATTATGGAAATTTTTGACTTGGGGAGTTTGAGAATTTGAACATTTAAGCGTTTTTAGAATGATATCTTAGTGAGAATTAATTTTGCACTAAAACACTAAAACACTAAAACACTAAAACACTAAAACTTAAACTTTATCAAGTGGTTTTCTGTCATGAACTTTCAGTTTTTTAAATTCAGTAGGGGTAAAACCTGTCGTGTTTCTGAATTGTGATGATAAATGTTGTACACTTTTATAGCCCAGTTTTCCGGCAATTTCAGTTAAGTTGAATTCATTGTAAAGAAGCAGTTCTTTTACTTTTTCAATTTTTTGAAGAATAAAAAACTGCTCAATTGTAATATTTTCATTTTGCGAAAAAGTTTTCGATAATGCGCTATAGTCTTTATGGAGCTCAGAACTTAAAAATTTTGAGAGTAAAAAGTCTTCATCAATATCAAGCTTTCCAATTTTAATAATGATAAGATTTTTAATTTTTTCGACCAATTGATGACTTGCATCTTTTATTCTTTCAAAACCCGTTTCCCTTAGGCGATTTTCAATAAGTTGGATGTTGCTTTTTGAAATTTCATCCGCAGTTTCTACTTCACCTAAAGAGATTTTGGTTATTTTAATATTCAACTCTTCAAAAATAGTTGAAACGGCAGCAATGCACCTTCCGCAAACCATATTCTTTATGAAAATTTTCATAAAGAATTGTTCAATCTGTCTTTCACAAATTCTACTTTTGTTTTTCCGTGTGCTGCAGGATTTCCGTTTTCATCAAGATTCACCATTACGATTTTATCGACAGTGATAATGGTTTGATGAGTCATTTTATTTCTTACGTCACATTTTAGGGTGAGAGAAGTAGAACCAAATGATGAAACCTCGATGCCAATTTCGATAATATCACCTTGTTTTGCAGAGCTTACAAAATTGATTTCTGAAATAAACTTGGTGACTACTTTCTTGTTTTCCAGTTGGATAACTGCATATAAAGCCGCTTCTTCATCAATCCACTGTAGTAGTTTTCCTCCAAATAATGATTGGTTAGGATTAAGGTCTTCCGGTTTTACCCATTTTCTAGTATGATAATTCATTTTTATGATTGTTTTCAGTACAAATTTAGTTTTAAAAATAAGCTTTTAAAAGTTTATTTAATGAAAAATTCATCATTTTTTTGCCATATTATTACAGGTTTAGAGGAGAAGTGAATTAATCTATTAAAAAGTTTTGATTTGAAGTTTTTAATTGTATCTTGCACCTGTTTATATTTGGAATCAATATCATGTTCATTATTATGTTGCTTTTCTTTTATATACCAATTTTATATATTAATTTTTAATTTTTTTTAAAATGAACATTTTTGTTTCAAACATCAATTACGCAACTAAAGAATATGAGTTGCACGATTTATTCGCAGAATTTGGCGATGTATCATCAGCTAAAATTGTAACAGACAGAGAGACTGGTCGTTCTAGAGGTTTCGGTTTTATCGAAATGGGTGACGAAGAAGGAGGTCAAGCTATTGAGGCTCTTAACCAGAAAGAATTTAACGGAAAAATTCTTAACGTTTCTGAGGCTAAGCCAAGAGAAGAAAAACCAAGAAGAAGTTTTGATAATAACAGAAGCGGTGGTGGAAGTTATGGTAACAACCGTTCAGGAGGTAACTCTGGAGGTGGTTACGGAAACAACAACCGTGGAGGTAACGGAGGCGGCGGAAGTCGTTGGTAAAAAATTGAAGCGGCTTTTTAAGCCGCTTTTTTTATGTCTTTATTTAAATTTATATTCTTAATTTACCTAAGTAAGCTTTGTTTATTTTTTACTTTTAAAATATTAAACATTTGTTTAATGATAAGTATTTTAAGCGTTTTACTTGGGATTCATTTAAGCATAAGCCTTTGAAAATCTTAGTGATTAAAAAAGGCTTGATGAAAATTTAAACAAGCTGACAGTAGTTCTTTATTTTAAACCAACAGCCAACAGCTAAAAACTAGCAATTATTAACTAGTCTTCACTCTTTTTCTTCTTCTTTTTCTTGTCCTTATCTTTTCCTTTTTTAACCTTTTTAGGATTTAGAATTTCTTCTGCATATTCTAGTTTAGGTTCTTTTATTTTTACAGGTTTTATTTCGATTTTTAAGTCAAAATAAGTTCTAAGGTCATCCTGTGAAATCAGATTTTCATTAAATAAAAATTCTAGAATTTCTTTTCCTGAATCATTAAAGAAATTATGTGAAAGTTCTTTCAATAAAAACTTTTTATAATCTTCAAAAGGTACAATTACGGAGTATTTAAAAATCCTGCCTTCTTTTTCGGTAGACAAATAACCTTTTTCAACTAATATTTTCAGATAGGTTGAGACGGTATTTTGATGGGGTTTCGGTTCTGGATGTTGCTCCATAACTTCCTTTAAATAAAAGCTTTGGAGTTTCCAGAATAGTTTCATTAAGTTTTCTTCAGCAGAAGTAAGATGATTTATTTTCATAAAATATTCTTAGTGTTGAAATTGAATATTGCAATAAAGATAAATAAAAGATATCAAAAAAGCTATTCCTGCGCCCATAAATACCTCTTTTACGGTGTGTCTTTTTAAAATAATTCTTGTAATTCCTACCAAAGCTGCAATTCCTAACCAGAAAATCCCCGCCTTCCAGTCGAATGCGTAAAACAGTGCGGCAACAAATACATTGAAAGCTGTGTGCATCGAACTTTTGATATATAAATTACTATACTGAAGGGCAAATAACAAGACTAAAATAAAAAGCATCACAAAATCAATGAAGCCATTTATGATGTAATGATAAATTTGATAGGTAATAATACAAACTGCAATAAAAATATATAAAGATTTTCTCTGCACTCGATTTGAAACATCCATATTCGTATATCTGCCTGTTTTTACATTCCAGATAAGCCAAAAAATGACCGGAATGATAACAATTAATAGAATAGGAAGGAAATGGATAATTGCTTGTTTAAAAGTGTAATTCTGAAAGCTTAAATATAAAAAATAAATAAACAGAGAAACTAAAGGATTGAAAAAGTCTGAGATAATTCTCGAAATAATATGCAGTGCCGAAGTCTTTTTTTCTTCCATAAATGAGTTTGAAATGTAAATATAACATTATAAGTAAAAAAACAATTGCCGAGCATATAATAAAAACGAAGTTTTTTTTATATTTTTGCTCAACTATTTCATAATAAATAAGCAAGAAGCTCGCACATGAAAGAATTTTCTAAAGAGATATACCTAAAGTGGTATGAAGATATGACAATGTGGAGAAGGTTTGAAGACAAATGCCGTTCTCTTTATCTAAAACAAAAAATCAGAGGTTTTTTACATTTGTACAATGGCCAGGAAGCTATTCCTGCAGGTTTTACACATGCAATGGATTTAACTAAAGATAGTATGATTACTGCTTACAGATGTCACATTCATCCGATGGCAATGGGGGTAGACCCTAAAAGAATCATGGCAGAACTTTGTGGTAAAGCTACAGGTACTTCCGGAGGTATGGGTGGATCTATGCACATTTTCAGCAAAGAACACCGTTTTTACGGAGGTCATGGTATTGTAGGAGGGCAGATTCCTTTGGGAGCTGGTATTGCATTTGCAGATAAATTCTTCGACAGAAAAGCAGTAAACATCTGTTTCTTTGGTGATGGTGCTGCAAGACAAGGTTCTCTTCACGAAACTTTCAACATGGCAATGAACTGGAAACTTCCTGTAGTATTTGTTGTTGAAAACAATCAATATGCAATGGGAACTTCTGTAAAAAGAACTGCTAACCACGAAGATATCTATAAATTAGGTTTAGGATACGAAATGCCGTGTCTTGCTGTAGACGCAATGGATCCTGAGAAAGTGGCTGAAGCTGCTTACGAAGCTATTGAAAGAGCAAGAAGAGGTGATGGACCTACTTTTATCGAAGCTAGAACTTACCGTTTCAGAGGGCATTCAATGTCTGATGCTGAGCCTTACAGATCTAAAGAGGAAGTTGCAATCCATAAGAAAGATGATCCTATTGAATTAATCAAAGAGAGAATCTTAGTAAACAGCTGGGCAACTGAAGAAGAATTGGAGGTGTTAGATAACAAGTCTAGAGATTTCGTAGAAGAATGTATCGAGTTTATGGAAAACTCTCCATATCCTGATGTAGAAAAGGTCTATGAGTATGTTTATGCTCAAGAGAACTACCCGTTTTTAGATAAATTAGAAAACTAAAGATAATTAAGTCAATTTGAAAATTTGAAAATTTGAAAATGAGATTGTAAATACATCCTTTTTTAATTTTCAAATTAGCAAATTCCCAAATTTTCAAATTAAAAAAATATGGCAGAAGTGATTACAATGCCACGTCTTTCTGATACAATGACAGAAGGAAAAGTGGCTAAATGGCATAAAAAAGTAGGTGATAAGGTAAAAGAAGGAGATATTTTAGCCGAAATCGAAACTGATAAAGCAGTACAAGATTTTGAATCTGAAGTGGAAGGAACTCTTTTATATGTTGGGGTTGAAGAAGGTTCAGCTGCTGCAGTAGATTTAGTTTTGGCTATCATCGGAAATGAAGGAGAAGATATTTCAGGATTAACAGGCGGAGCTGCTGCTCCCAGTGTTGCTTCTGAAGACAAAAAAGAAGAACCAAAAGCAGAATCTAATACTACTGCAACTGAAGAAACTTCTGCGGAAGTTCCGGCTGGAGTAGAAGTGATTACAATGCCAAGACTTTCTGATACAATGACGGAAGGTAAGGTTGCTAAATGGCATAAAAATGTTGGAGATACAGTAAAAGAAGGTGACCTTCTTGCTGAGATTGAAACCGACAAAGCTGTTCAGGATTTTGAATCAGAATTCAATGGAATTCTTTTAAAGCAAGGTGTTGAAGAAGGTGGTGCTGCTCCGGTTGATACTGTTTTGGCTATCATCGGACCTGAGGGAACTGATGTTTCTGCAGTGGGAGCTCCAAAAGCTGCTGCAAAATCTACAGATAAACCTGCTGAACAAAAATCTGAAACAAAAACAGAAGAGAAATCGGTTGCATCAACTGAGAACTCATCTTCAGACAGAGTGGCAATTTCTCCATTA
The sequence above is a segment of the Chryseobacterium turcicum genome. Coding sequences within it:
- a CDS encoding polysaccharide deacetylase family protein; protein product: MKKTFAEKSMKKIFLRMITVMTVTSTLFTGCNQKTEVKETEKTLSKLPPVAKVPRIDDENVPTDKRVIYLTFDDGPNRGTENLLKILHKRNVTATAFLVGKHASDSKKQREDFEKMRTDGLLEIANHSYAHAHNKYSDFYKNPEAVLNDFNIAKDSLKLSGKIARTPGRNIWRLNNINVTDIKSSNEAADRLKTAGYKVIGWDLEWKPTNKMHLKGNHQEMLKKVDSIFFNDLEKTSRHLVFLTHDQYLTDADSIIELDLFIEKLQKSNRFVFRKISAYPKINEILN
- a CDS encoding GLPGLI family protein — encoded protein: MKNYTFIFLLIFSLYSSQIQRFTYEYNFITDSTNRAAAKKEIMLLDIQNSGSKYYSYDIFVTDSIISAELEKQGDSGTPWGIVKPNSNFKGSIRSKVSKEYPDYKTYLHASLSSDFYKIEETDKPVWKIHPEKVKIGSYSSQKATTKYLGRQWTAWFCTDLPFQDGPYKFYGLPGLIVKLEDRAQTHVMTLIGNKTVKEPVIQKKNENHAFGPQSEIAINNQQFKKLWQEHVRDPNKITRQKMAALGNDAQGNSNFSFRDGATGKKLDPNEVMRNNEKQFRENLKKSNNRLDFDLYRY
- a CDS encoding heavy metal translocating P-type ATPase: MDRQYKVLGMTCSGCQKKISEKLNSLDGISADVNLENNTVDINSDVEVNLDDLNKTLSEIGNYKLEDSKNPDNTFIKPQDRVSPSSVYYCPMECEGDKVYFQQGKRCPDCNMYLVPIEEKLAKDPNYKATYSSTNLPENFKNHIGDYYCPMFCEGDKVYNEKTDCPVCHMHLEEITEELVKNTVSNSHSHHHHNHQQQETPKVTDDMAGKYYCPMFCEGDKTYDSNVGCPVCGMDLVKYPEKGEEETDDTYLILKRKFIISLAFTIPVFILSMGGMVIDFPFSHNIQGIFELILTLPVLFYSGWFLMKRGWVSFKTWNLNMFSLIALGVAAAFIFSIVALAFPDLLPHEIRGHNHEIPLYFEAVCVIMTLVILGQLMEALAHKKTGNAIKELMNLSPDEANLMVNNEEKRVPLSEVKIGDILKVKPGEKIPVDGKIIEGNSIVDESMITGEPIPVEKNIDDQVTSGTINGNQVFLMKAEKVGDETLLSKIIKMVNDASRSRAPIQKLTDKVAKVFVPTVILVAAITFILWQIFGPEGQKTLFAFINAVAVLIVACPCALGLATPMSLMVGIGKGAKNGILIKNAEALELMHKVNVLITDKTGTLTEGKPSLEHIETVNNASENSILKLAYSLNQNSEHPLSSAVIKKAKAENISAEKVEKFENISGKGVKGIINGKTVYLGNENLLVSNKIQISEDLKLKAQEIQSKAHTISYIAQENEALGFISFSDKIKESSRKAVQHLINEGIEVIMMTGDNENTAKAVADELGIKTYKAGCLPEDKLNEVKKLQAQGKIVAMTGDGINDSPALAQANVGIAMGTGTDVAIETAEITLLKGDILGIAKAKILSEKLLRNIKENLFFAFIYNVLGIPVAAGLLYPFFGILLSPMIAAAAMSLSSLSVILNSLRLNSVDLKIK
- a CDS encoding helix-turn-helix domain-containing protein — its product is MKIFIKNMVCGRCIAAVSTIFEELNIKITKISLGEVETADEISKSNIQLIENRLRETGFERIKDASHQLVEKIKNLIIIKIGKLDIDEDFLLSKFLSSELHKDYSALSKTFSQNENITIEQFFILQKIEKVKELLLYNEFNLTEIAGKLGYKSVQHLSSQFRNTTGFTPTEFKKLKVHDRKPLDKV
- a CDS encoding acyl-CoA thioesterase gives rise to the protein MNYHTRKWVKPEDLNPNQSLFGGKLLQWIDEEAALYAVIQLENKKVVTKFISEINFVSSAKQGDIIEIGIEVSSFGSTSLTLKCDVRNKMTHQTIITVDKIVMVNLDENGNPAAHGKTKVEFVKDRLNNSL
- a CDS encoding RNA recognition motif domain-containing protein, which translates into the protein MNIFVSNINYATKEYELHDLFAEFGDVSSAKIVTDRETGRSRGFGFIEMGDEEGGQAIEALNQKEFNGKILNVSEAKPREEKPRRSFDNNRSGGGSYGNNRSGGNSGGGYGNNNRGGNGGGGSRW
- a CDS encoding BlaI/MecI/CopY family transcriptional regulator, which encodes MKINHLTSAEENLMKLFWKLQSFYLKEVMEQHPEPKPHQNTVSTYLKILVEKGYLSTEKEGRIFKYSVIVPFEDYKKFLLKELSHNFFNDSGKEILEFLFNENLISQDDLRTYFDLKIEIKPVKIKEPKLEYAEEILNPKKVKKGKDKDKKKKKKKSED
- a CDS encoding phosphatase PAP2 family protein, coding for MEEKKTSALHIISRIISDFFNPLVSLFIYFLYLSFQNYTFKQAIIHFLPILLIVIIPVIFWLIWNVKTGRYTNMDVSNRVQRKSLYIFIAVCIITYQIYHYIINGFIDFVMLFILVLLFALQYSNLYIKSSMHTAFNVFVAALFYAFDWKAGIFWLGIAALVGITRIILKRHTVKEVFMGAGIAFLISFIYLYCNIQFQH
- the pdhA gene encoding pyruvate dehydrogenase (acetyl-transferring) E1 component subunit alpha, with product MKEFSKEIYLKWYEDMTMWRRFEDKCRSLYLKQKIRGFLHLYNGQEAIPAGFTHAMDLTKDSMITAYRCHIHPMAMGVDPKRIMAELCGKATGTSGGMGGSMHIFSKEHRFYGGHGIVGGQIPLGAGIAFADKFFDRKAVNICFFGDGAARQGSLHETFNMAMNWKLPVVFVVENNQYAMGTSVKRTANHEDIYKLGLGYEMPCLAVDAMDPEKVAEAAYEAIERARRGDGPTFIEARTYRFRGHSMSDAEPYRSKEEVAIHKKDDPIELIKERILVNSWATEEELEVLDNKSRDFVEECIEFMENSPYPDVEKVYEYVYAQENYPFLDKLEN